The Melitaea cinxia chromosome 16, ilMelCinx1.1, whole genome shotgun sequence genome contains the following window.
tgacaaagatgtatgttttcaaaaaataatattttctgtttataatgaaaataatttaatcctCTCGAGTTCACTTTGTTATGAAACTTCTCATTATAACTAGGATAATTACTGTTATAAAAgcaagataaatttaaatataaaaacagtaaaacTTCGAGcatgaaatgaaaatttataaaatattgttgtttaaaaTAGTACtgaggaattttttttttgctatttataaaaaaatattttgtaccttTACACAGCACAGTAAGTACACATACATTTCAGTAAGCACGAGTAACTTAATATATACCTTATTAAATTATGCGTACATATGAACATATATGTAGTGTGTAAGGAAATACTAACTTCTAATTTGTTTCTCATCATATGATTACGATATATACGCATATTGTGtacatattatatgatatatacacaggccgaagacgggcagaagcGTTTTCGGTGAGACAAAACCagcccttcggtcaccaaccaACCTGCCTAGTTTGATGATTATGCGCAAAACACATgcgttcacgccatttttggcgcgaagtttgggaggcctatgtagagcagtggactgcgatatgctgaaGTGTATATAATACGGTTCCATATGAAATTCTATATTAAAATGGAAATACaattgtaaataagtaaaataaaaagaatactttttttatacagcatattaaaaactaattttaaactatatatatttttttaattttttcctcGCCTCCTATACAACCCACACAAAGATTCAATGAATGTGAACCAAGCTAGTTTTAGGTAAAAGTATTCTTGCATTCTATTTCTCTAGAGAAATATCCgcttttgtacaaaaattaaaaaaaaaatgaataaaatgtacTAATAAAAGGCTAACAATTCAGTAAGCTGTAGGTATAATAGAATAATGTTCGTTTAAGATATGATATATCGttagaaaaccaaaaaaataatttgtgtcaTACTTCTATTCAAAAGATTTACAAGTATATTCAAGTATAGTCAAAGATCAaggtttaatatgaaataagcaTGTCTTGATAgtcagattttttaaatttttaagttacgtcccttttatttgtgtttaagTTAAGACAATCGTTATTCGATACTAGATAAGAAaactaaattttgaaatatatcgTTGTTATCGTTATGCCATCTATCACCTCTGTTTCCTGGTGAAGCATGGTCGCCTATTTAGCAAATTAGATACAAAACGAGAATCTGTTGATCAAACTATGTGCCTGAGCTCTTATCATTATCGTGACAAAGATAGCTATTTAGTTATACTAGACCTGTCATGTAGTGTCCGAAGTTATCACCTTTAGGTATTATTTCAATTCCTACTGATTTCTAAAGAGGTCACGGACCGTCTGTAGCATTTTTTATCTTCCGTCGACTGATCTTGAGCTATCCTATGAGTCCGTAATCAGGAACCTTATTTCgacactttttaattttttttctttggatAAATTCTCTATCCTGAATAAAGTGATCCATAGAAAAATTACtaatttgatatataaatatgacaACTTAAGTATTTGGGTGGaactactataatataataataaactggCTGTTCTTGAGATAAACTTTttggaaaatttaataaataattgttttaatagtaAAGCTTCTAAATTATATAGAAAAGAATTTGATGTTGAACAATACGTAATAACTGTACAACAAATTCGTTCAATAAAAGGAATAATTGAACAGTTGTGCCAAATTGGATAACAAACCAGTTGGTAGTTAGATTGgtttaggaataaaaaaaaactgttctaTTTGaagaatataatgaaatttgtaGGTACGTacggtaaaaataaaaattgcttgGTCTGTAAcatctatttatttttcttaattactACGAATCACTGGAAAATAGATTAAAatcgaactttttttttatttagaccaAACATTATTGTATTGgcttaaaattgaataaatcaCAGTGAATTAGTTGGTCAGAATTTAATggaaatgtttttaatgttcATATTTCAGGTTAGGACCGGACCTGCATAGTTTTTTTGCAGCGTATAAAGTATATCTAAGATCCAATAAAATCGTTCAGTTtgtattctatttattattacattaattattcaACGTTTCATTTAAAGGCGTAACAACATTTGaaacataaaattgtttaatgcAATTCTTGCCAAATAACTGCAAAAAGTTGGTCATATGTAGGCGACACGTCAAcccttttataaataattgaacaCTCATTACAAAGTTCGGGATTGATTTTAAAAGCAGAAAtacttcatttaaaatttatcaactcAACTTGCAGGAGGTGAAGGGTGGatgttattgtaaattaatacggttgacattaaataaaaatttaatacgaaagtttttaaatttaaaatagaatattataataaaggtTTCGACtatgctaaaaaaatatttagaatcgTAGCTAACGCTTACGtacatacacataatatatcaaaaagagtgttttagaccacacgactgaagtgaaacCTCTTTAGCTCCTATAGGActtaatatacgaaacgtatttcttctttctctttctatctttactagcTTATATTTCcctcgccgcgttggcgcaacggatacagccatggattgtatctgttgtgctggcggttgcgggttcgatccccgcacacgacaaacatttgtattggccatacaggtgtttgccgtggtctgggtgtttgtgcagtccttgtgggtctccccaccgtgcctcggagagcacgttaagccgtcggtcccggttgttatcatgtacacctgatagcgatcgttactcatagtaaggaatatatccgccaaccctcattggagcagcgtggtggattaagctctgatccttctcctacatggcgaaagaggcctatgcccagtagtgggatattacaggctgaaacgtatttCCCTCTCAAtgtccgttcgcctcgcccgatcacacttttcataacgctctcatcacgcattcactagcttacttcccaagtcaagcgtgcgtaaaaaagttttattttaataaaaaggtttCGGTATAACTATTTTACAGATGAGATTTTTTggtataaaagtatatttttgtattatatcgtatgaatttattacaaattcttGAGGCTCTTAACAATGTCATGAGACTGTTGACATGAACATCTATATTGATAAGCCAACGTAACAGCGTAAATAATTCTGTCGGTAGTATGCATACGTCCAATAAATTGAAAACATCGTACACAGGATTAAAATTGACCGTCTTTTAAACTTCATTTCGAGACTGGGGTTGTTTTAATACGATTCCATTTACTACTCTGTTGCAGCCTGCTGTGAAATATTAGTTTATAGCCTAGCTGGCTTCCCGCTTTTTACCTTAAGTCATCGATTTTTACATTTCATTCCGAGCTGGCCGCATTTAAATGCATTTAGATTTCCATttcctattataataaaattattaatagataagtttattaaaatccCTTTAAGCAATTCGTTCGCCGTGGACTTGAACTCAAGAAACATTTCTTCGTTGCTTAATATACTTTAGCGAGTTAATACTTTCATGTCGTGGAATGTTGCCAGTTAAATTTTCGCTacaaaacaaagttttaaaatttaattggtaagatggaaaatttattaaatgtaccGTCTTTTCTATATAATAATGCCGTTTTGAAACtaataaaagtttgtaaaaatatcgatgttcatttcatttatcgatacaattattaatattattagtaatatgagtcatgaataataattatataatgtttttgtatgtataaaacTGTTAACTACTCATGTTggatgaaaatattttgaagttaaataaaaattttataatttttaattgcgCAACTATACGCAGACATGTGGAAGTGGTATTATTTTTCGCTCTGATATTTTCTAGGCTGGCAATTAAAGTTGCATTCCATATTTATTGCGTTATTTCAAATTAACTTTACCTCGACAAATCTATGCATATAATGAAATTGGAACCGGCTGAAGTCTGTACATAAGATATATTTAGGAAATAGCAAACTATATACTTGTGGGTACAAGATTAAGAGAATTCCAAACATGTCGAAAAATTTTGTCCGTCTTTCTGCAAATTTGTTCCCGCATAATATGCTGTACGAATTTGAAGGTGGGCTTACAGTTATAATGCTAAAGATCTAACTTAAATTTGAATTGAATGTTTCACATAGATAGACATTCTTCAAGTAATTAGATACAATTGTAGcaaataggtatattttacGTACATAATAGCAACAATAAAAAGTCACGAGTATCAGcaagtatataaaaattgtgtcaAGGTcacttattaaaatgttatgaaaatataatagagATATTTTTTGTGTCGCAGCATGtgggaaaatatttaaaatattgaatagaTTTATTACAGCTcagtactattattataatataatttttatattatataattattatataaaataacgttatgatctgcaattttaattaataaaattttgaactaACGAAGACGTAACTCTTACGACAATCTGTttcaaatttttcaaattttcgcACTACtaagttaactaaataaataataaaattactacgaaattttagtttgttacgcatacattattttgttttcaaacaaTGAAACTGATGCAACAATGCTGCAAGAAACGTATTGCGAGGCACAAAACAATACGACTACAATCACCGTTAATCAAACTATCGAGATTGTACGTGTGACCGATTGGAGTTAAAGGTTAGACTACAATAGCTACATAGTCAGCTTCGTATACATTGTGCACACAATTATCCATTTGAACAATAATAATGTTGCTATAAAAACTGGGGCAAACTAATCTTAATTCTAAATCCAATTTACATTATCTAATGGACtacttaaaacaaattattttactttacataaattttagATTTGCTTTGTATACCGTTGTATTGTGTTTGTAACTATTTTTACATCGTCCTTGAAGAGATCGTTATCAAAAAAGTAAGGTAATATCAAGTTAACTGGTTTTCGACTGcaattctaaattaaaaatgtaaaatacacCTGCACACGTGTACGTATACCGTACGCCAACTCTTGTTGATATTTGGACTATTAATAAAGCTTGTATCCTGCCAGTATCAGATTAAATGTCAGCGAATTTTTGTCCCACCTATGACAAGCAATTTTAAAGCGTATGTTACATTCGTAAGACTTATTATTGCAAgaagttttattgttatattcttGATAGTTCGAGTATAGGTAAATGGAAAGGCGTGGTAGAACGTTCAGCAATATAATATCCATTATTAGTCGTAAGGTGATCTAGTTGTAGGTCTGCAAGTGCGGTAGAATGCGGACGCCCACGCCCCTGGAGCCTTGGATAGAAGGAAGTTgaaagtgacttttataaacTGAGTTTTTTGTTGATATGACAGCACCGTATACAATAATGATgtcaactttaaatatatttttcatagttGCATTACTTTCAACTTATTACTTTCAAATACGTAATTACTTATTTACGCATTAtcgttaatgtatttttattaaaataatttttataatttctagaAATTTTAAACTCTAGCTGTACATCATGCTTTTACCGATGTAACATCCGGTCTATTGGAAACGTGGGGATGAATAACCTTGCTGATTTGTTTAGTTTCATTGCATTTGGATCGATAGTATTTGTGCTAAAGAGTAACAAATATAGAATTTAAGctccttataactttttataatagtaGCGTAATTTTTGTAACCTCAAAATATCACAAACATGTTTTCCGAAGCAACTTAACGTAGgtatgtgaatttttttttgagtctAGTGCGGAAACAAAGGAAGTAAGTTAGTTCGCTCCCAGTTTAACAACTTTGCTTGAACTTAACAGTGTTGATTGCGTTATCTgaaattgattttttgtttattacttgttactttttaatacaatttacagATCCTAAATTGGTGGTATAAAGTATCAAATAACAAATGAGAACTTTCAATAAGACAATCACAATTAAtagtaagtaatattaaatttatttacaagatGCAATTATTGCTTCAACCGCTTTCTATTATGTATTCCATAACTAGTAATGCTATTAACAACACTTTGTCCATTAGTACACAATATCACAGCAAACAACAATTAAGAAATGCTTTCGCAGCAAGCGAGCACGTACTCGCAGCGCTTCTCTGATGACTCGGCAAATTACTAATTGATGCGAGCTTTTTACGTTTCGAGCATTACAAATCGCCGAGTCCCTTTTctcaaagtaaaatttatactttGTGGAACGAGTAAGTGTAACCGTCGGGCGCACGGTTCAAGCTGAACTTGCCCGGAGGGAAGAAGCGCGCTGGTTGAGGAGTAGTGGGCTGGTAGTATTCTTGTTGGGCTTGTTGTGGCGCGTTGTACTGTTGTGTCTGAATTCCACTATATTGCGCCTGCTGAACTCCTGGGTAGATGCTGTTAGGGTTGTATTGTGGGGTCTGATATTGCGGCTGATATTCTGGTTGAGGCTGGTATTGAGTTTGAGCCTGGTATTGAGGTTGTGCTTGGTATTGTTGTTGTGGAGCATCTTGATTTTCGCTTTCGTAAATTTCAGGATAGTATTGACCATCGTCGATGTTTGGTTTTCCACCGTAGTTACGAGGAGCAACAGGAGCTGAGTACTGCTGAGGAGCACTATACTGGGGTGCTTTGTAGTCAGGAGAGTTATAACGAGGATCGGGTGTGTATCCAGGGGTAGGGGCAACGGGCTGAGGCGCAGTGGGAATATGATCACCACTAGCTTGGAATCCGTTCTTGCCGGCGATGTAGTTCACAGTTTTTCTTTGTCCAGTAGGATCTATGTAGGAGTAGCTACCTCTTCTGTTGCCCTCAGCATCTGTTTCTTCTTTGAAGTCGATACCATCTTCTTGCTGGTAAGCGGCTCCAAAAGCTCCATTTCCACTGAGGTAACGTGCCTCTTGCACAATAGCCGCTGTTTTCGGATCACCCGCGTATTTCGGAACTCGTCTTGCTCCCTCTTGTTGCTGACACGCGACTGCCGCGATCACAAAGGCAAATATAAAGAGCCTGTACATTTTGCTAAAATGTGCACTGCTCGCGTGAAAGTAACAAAGTGTATGCTTGCGAACGAATTAACTCGTTTTATAAGACAGCAAAGACCTTGACGCTTATTGGAAGGGCTTGTGGGTTCGACCGCTGTATATTGTAAGTTGCTatgatgtattaattttttttagtacaacGGATGCGTGTTGGCACATCTAGGAAGTGACATTATACAGCAGATACCTGCTGTCGTCGTCCTTAGAAAGCATCTTTAGACTTGTTTATAtgttgatataatattttaagaattttccttGAATTAACGCATGTGATAAGTCTTATCATCATTACGCACATGAGAAATCTAGATTGGTAATTATTcttttgttgttaaaaaataattaatagttatgTTAGTAATACTTGATTTTCTCATaggattaatataaatttttgcaattagttatttttctatgtttatgtggtttttttttccttaacattaggtatattttgataaaaaatacaatgtaataattatttaataatgatttaatagTAGCTGATAAtcttattgtttaaaataatactacaaACTATGTGCTACAcagaataattatatataaattatattttatatttatattatgaaaattatatttacaattctaTTTCACTACATAATTTTGCTAAGCCTACACCATGAGGTCAATGGAGATTATTAAGAAATTCTTTAGAGTTAAAAATGGGTACAAAAATTTAGTTCGTATACGAAATAATCACGTTTccttatttaaaacaatagacATTGCAGTGTTACAAAACTTAGTCATAactctttttattataatatatacatgttACGAAAACATTATATGCAAATATTATGAAGAATAAACTGAAgaattattgaataaatgtaataaaaatgtaacgggtcgccgtctgtacatttaagatatatgagaaaaaatattattgggacctttatcaacgcaaatatcacccaaaacaatgattctcagaatttttgtgtttgtctgtttgtccgttcgtttgtgcacgctaatcttaGAAATGGTtgatccgatttagatgtggtttttacttatatattttgacAAGCTTAACATTTTGTGTTTATgtcaattggttcataaataagAAAGTTATGCCAAtataaagaatcacgttgaagtCGCGAtcacagctagtctaatatataaaattctattgtcgcggtgtttgtagttagactcctccgaaacggcttgaccgattctcatgaaattttgtgtgcatattaggtaggtctgagaatcgaacaacatctatttttcatccctctaaatgttaagggtagtccacccctatttttttttaatttttagacacattatttattttttaattttttatgatataacattaaaaaatacatacaaccccaaattttcaaccctctacgatcaacccctatttttaaatagcgtttagcggcaagtcaatgtttgccgagtcagctagtatgatatataaataatagttaactgaggtagggcacaataGGActtgctcaaaatgtggagcagcccgactgaacgtacagaagatcacagctaaataaaactgctttcaagcagtgttgtgttcttgttggtgagtaaggtgaccggaacTCCTGggggtaatatttaaaaaaaagaatagaaatGTTCTATAAATCTATCCGAATATGAGCCACAACTTAAGTGTATTTTGTTACACTTTATTATTCTACCGCTAAATAgacgtattaataaataattaaaatattaggtaattaatattttacaaacttcttttaattgtttatataaaaactattatttccatgcatttttttttctaaaaaaaaaatataatttaaaagttaaaatattcttGGCTTATGTAACTCAATTTTGTGTCAAATATACTTATGCTGTATATTTctcaatgaatatttataaattatataacaatataaaataataatattttgatactttctactgaaaaaattaaaccttttaattagatgataaaaatgaataaatacgcTGTCATTATTTATGCTTCATATCCATCCAACAATTTAATGTACCAAGTTTCCACTTTATTCATTAGACATTGAAACATGACATACTCTGAGCACGTGGATGTTAACCTTGCTTACAAATTACTTAGACTTGAGGCACTCAAACGATTAAATAATCCAGTAATAGCTAAGTAATGTACGACAAATTGATAAAACGGTCATTTAATGACCTTTCTTACTGAGTTAGGAGATGGATGAATATTTGAGAGGCTAAGTTAAGGTTAGGGTACGCTGTATAATCTTACAGTACGTTATCGTGCGAATTAtccagcgttttttttttttaatatataacgtTTCCTTTATGGAACTAAATTTTAGTCATATTGTGACACACACTAGTTATAATTCTCTGCGAGTAAACTTTCAAAGACGTGAATACTTTTTgtggaaataaatttataccaTATTCTCTTTAGGGGCCTAGGCCCAGACTTAGGTCTTGGGCCTAGGCCCCAGGGGAGCGGGGGAGTTGCCGGatcttctactgggcgcgtccgcCCTAGGTGACGGATGGGGGAATGCCACTCGCCTGGTTCCAGCGAGTGGTAGGGGTCTTAGGTCCTGGACCCCCGTGGACCAAAACTGGCGGACGGACGGGGCGGGTGGTTCGCTCGCACGCCCTGTGGCACGAAAGCGTGGTATTCCAGCCGAGTTgcgctggctccctggagctatGCTcagttgctggtgcaatccggcagacctgATGTGTGAGTGCCGGGcagtgctggctccctggaccTTTTAGCTCGGTTGTCAGTGCGGTCCGGTGGAAACGTGGCGTggttgccgggtcgcgctgggctccctggagcttgctcggttgcttacttggggaggcctatgtccagcagtggactgcgataggctgaagtgatgatgatgatgatgactaaaaaatccttataaaatttatttattcagaaagcTAGGAAGAAATCACAGGCCACATTTCTTCAAACAAATATGAGAAAATCAAGAAAATTGAGTGGTAACATGGATTACAATCGTTTACGATTGTTAGCGTTGCAGTAAACCTCAATAAGTGTGTTGTAATTTTGTGAATTTTACTATGAGCACTACTTAAGAATACGTAATGATTACTTTTTGCAATCAAAACAATTtagatcattaaaattatattttcctaTTAAACATTctgaaaaaataacttaaataaaaatattttaattttttttttaaatttaaatggactagtttttttaataaaaatacaaaaatacagagtattttttatctttaaatgtcaatgtaataaatttaattgacaaCGTTTACAACAACTatttttactttgatttttatatatttttacgtacatgtgtattattgtatatttaaacatGTACATAATATGTGTACATATA
Protein-coding sequences here:
- the LOC123660896 gene encoding metacaspase-5 translates to MYRLFIFAFVIAAVACQQQEGARRVPKYAGDPKTAAIVQEARYLSGNGAFGAAYQQEDGIDFKEETDAEGNRRGSYSYIDPTGQRKTVNYIAGKNGFQASGDHIPTAPQPVAPTPGYTPDPRYNSPDYKAPQYSAPQQYSAPVAPRNYGGKPNIDDGQYYPEIYESENQDAPQQQYQAQPQYQAQTQYQPQPEYQPQYQTPQYNPNSIYPGVQQAQYSGIQTQQYNAPQQAQQEYYQPTTPQPARFFPPGKFSLNRAPDGYTYSFHKV